The Pseudalkalibacillus hwajinpoensis DNA window CGAAAGGAGCGGTTTTAATGACATCTAAGATCGACAACAAACAGAAAATATTTAAGAAAATTAAGGAAAATGAAGAGTTTTTAACGAAATCGATTGGCATTGGTAAGAGTTTTGACGTTGGTGTTCGCAAATTAAAGATTTTGAATAAAGAAATTCAATTTTACTATTGCACCGGTCTCTGTGACACGTCGATTATTGTTGAAGTCATGCGCGAGCTAATGTTAATTGATGATCATCATCGGCTTACCGTTAAACTCGAACAGGTTATTCACAATCATTTGCCTCATCAGCAGGTGACTGCAGTTGAAACCTTCGATGAAGTGGTGGATCAGGTTTTATCGGGATTAATTGCTGTATTTATGGAAGGGGAAGAGCATGCGTTTATTATTGATGTTCGTAAATACCCCGGAAGAGCGCCTCAAGAGCCTGACACTGAAAAAGTCATTAGAGGTTCGAGGGATGGCTATACAGAGAACATCATCGAAAATACGGCTTTAACAAGGCGAAGAATCAGAGATGGACGATTAAGAAATGAAATCTTTCAAATTGGTGAGCGCTCCAAAACGGACGTATGCATAACGTATATACAGGATGTAGCTAACCCTAACTTGGTTGAAATCATCAAGGAAAAGTTAAAAGAAATTAATATTGATGGGATACCAATGGCTGATAAGGCGGTTGAAGAATTTCTTGTTCATCAGGCGGCTAATCCTTTTCCATTAGTTAGATATACTGAACGGCCAGACGTAGCCGCTTCTCACTTGTTAGAAGGACATGTAATTATTATTGTGGATACGTCTCCAAGCGTTATTATTACGCCAACAACATTCTTTCATCATGTTCAACATGCAGAAGAATATCGTGAAGCACCGCTTCCTGGTGCATTTCATCGCTTGGTTCGATTTGGTGGCATGCTTGTAGCGCTATTACTATTACCACTGTGGTTATTAATGGTTAATCAACCAGAATTGCTTCCTGCTACCATCGACTTTATTGGACCGAATGATAAGTCAAACGTACCGATTTTTCTTCAAATCATCCTTGCGGAAATTGGAATTGAAACACTGAGGATGGCGGCAATTCATACCCCGACTCCGTTATCCACTGCTATGGGGCTCATCGCTGCTGTGTTAATTGGTCAAATCGCGATAGACGTAGGCTTATTTGTACCGGAAGTTATTCTCTATGTTTCAATCGCTGCTGTAGGTTCCTTTGCAACGCCTAGCTATGAATTAGCGATCGCAAACAAGCTTATCAGGCTAATTCTACTGTTTCTTGTCTATTTATTCAACGTACCCGGCTATATCATTGGTGTAACAGCAGTGATTCTTTTTCTAGTCAGTTTAAGACCGCTTAATACACCTTACCTCTGGCCGTTTATTCCTTTTAATCCCGAGGCTTTCATACAAGTGCTTATTCGCGTATCAGTGCCACTTACGAAACTTCGTCCTAGTATCACGGAGCCACAAAATAAGAATAAACAGGCGGACAAACCACTTGCCGAATCTTAAAAAATGTGATAATTTATTTCTTAATAGAATAGACCTCATTGAACGTAATGGGGATAGAGGCGCAAAGCGAATGAGTACGGTATCTGAGCATATAATGGAATGCGATGATGATATTCGAAAGGTCAATTTGCCGAAGTGAAATAAGGGCCATCCTTAAATTGCTGGGCTGCTGCTGAATAAGTTGCAGACTGTCACTGATAGAAGGATTCTTTCAGTGGTGAGCTAATCCAACTCGTGAGGATACGGAGCAAAACAGCCATTGTATCTAAAGTTGGCTGTTTTTTCTTATTGTCTGGAGGGAGCTCGCATCAATTATTAGCGAGAGGGGAGAAACATTGTGCACTTATACGGTACATCTGCGGTTTCGGATAGAGGCCATTTAACAATTGGAGGGGTAGATACCGTTCAATTAAGTAAAGAATACGGCACTGCACTTTATGTTTACGATGTGGCGATGATTAGAGAGAAAGCAAGAGCGTTTCGAAATGCCTTCGAGCAGGAGAACGTTCACTATCAAGTCGCTTATGCAAGCAAGGCTTTTTCTTGCATCGCAATGGTTCAGCTTGCAGATGAAGAGGGGTTAAGTCTCGATGTTGTTTCAGGTGGAGAATTGTACACAGCCCTTCAAGCTGGATTTCCTGCTGAGCGTATTCACTTTCATGGAAACAATAAAAGTGATGCTGAAATTCGTATGGCTCTTGATGCTAAAATCGGCTGTTTCGTTGTCGATAATTTCTATGAACTGGCATTACTTGAACAACTGGCAGAAGAAAAGGGAGTAAGAGCAAACATCCTGCTACGTATTACGCCTGGCATCGAAGCCCATACACATGATTATATTTTGACAGGTCAAGAAGATTCGAAGTTTGGTTTTGATCTGCAAAGTGGCCAGGTGGAAGAAGCGATTCAATCAGCTGAGAAAAAAAGCACTCTAAAATTACTTGGACTTCACTGTCATATAGGCTCTCAAATTTTTGAAACAACAGGATTCGTGATGGCAATCGACAAAATATTTCAATACCTTTCAACCTGGTATGAATCATTTGGATTTGCGCCAGAGGTTTTAAATCTGGGCGGAGGCTTCGGAATTCGTTATACTGCAGATGACCAGCCAATACCTGTCGGTGATTATATCGCAGCGATGACGCACGCCGTTAAACGAAACCTCAGCGAAGGAATGGCGATGCCGGAAATATGGATTGAACCAGGTCGTTCTCTTGTAGGAGAAGCGGGTTTGACTCTTTATACGGTAGGTTCCCATAAGCATGTACCTGAGCTTCGAAATTATCTTGCAGTTGACGGTGGAATGAGTGATAACCTTCGTCCAGCGTTATA harbors:
- a CDS encoding spore germination protein, with protein sequence MTSKIDNKQKIFKKIKENEEFLTKSIGIGKSFDVGVRKLKILNKEIQFYYCTGLCDTSIIVEVMRELMLIDDHHRLTVKLEQVIHNHLPHQQVTAVETFDEVVDQVLSGLIAVFMEGEEHAFIIDVRKYPGRAPQEPDTEKVIRGSRDGYTENIIENTALTRRRIRDGRLRNEIFQIGERSKTDVCITYIQDVANPNLVEIIKEKLKEINIDGIPMADKAVEEFLVHQAANPFPLVRYTERPDVAASHLLEGHVIIIVDTSPSVIITPTTFFHHVQHAEEYREAPLPGAFHRLVRFGGMLVALLLLPLWLLMVNQPELLPATIDFIGPNDKSNVPIFLQIILAEIGIETLRMAAIHTPTPLSTAMGLIAAVLIGQIAIDVGLFVPEVILYVSIAAVGSFATPSYELAIANKLIRLILLFLVYLFNVPGYIIGVTAVILFLVSLRPLNTPYLWPFIPFNPEAFIQVLIRVSVPLTKLRPSITEPQNKNKQADKPLAES
- the lysA gene encoding diaminopimelate decarboxylase translates to MHLYGTSAVSDRGHLTIGGVDTVQLSKEYGTALYVYDVAMIREKARAFRNAFEQENVHYQVAYASKAFSCIAMVQLADEEGLSLDVVSGGELYTALQAGFPAERIHFHGNNKSDAEIRMALDAKIGCFVVDNFYELALLEQLAEEKGVRANILLRITPGIEAHTHDYILTGQEDSKFGFDLQSGQVEEAIQSAEKKSTLKLLGLHCHIGSQIFETTGFVMAIDKIFQYLSTWYESFGFAPEVLNLGGGFGIRYTADDQPIPVGDYIAAMTHAVKRNLSEGMAMPEIWIEPGRSLVGEAGLTLYTVGSHKHVPELRNYLAVDGGMSDNLRPALYQAKYEAAIANRMNETRDHLYSVAGKCCESGDMLIWDCKLQRAISGDVMAVFSTGAYGYSMANNYNRLPKPAVVFVENGEASLVVKRESYEDLIHHDLPLKQAIISK